A region of Eschrichtius robustus isolate mEscRob2 chromosome 19, mEscRob2.pri, whole genome shotgun sequence DNA encodes the following proteins:
- the DPEP2 gene encoding LOW QUALITY PROTEIN: dipeptidase 2 (The sequence of the model RefSeq protein was modified relative to this genomic sequence to represent the inferred CDS: inserted 1 base in 1 codon), producing the protein MCASYSELELVTSVKAHNNTRKLACLICVEGGHSLDSSLSILRTFYALGVRYVTLTHTCNTPWAQSSAKGIHPFYSNVSRLTGFGEKVVAEMNRLGMMVDLSHVXDAVARRALEVSQAPVIFSHSAARGVCKNTRNVPDDILELLKKNGGIVMVSLSVRVLQCNPLANVPTVADHFNHIRAVTGCKFIGIGGDYDGAGRFPQGLEDVSIYPVLIEELLRRGWSEEDLWGVLRGNVRRVFRQVEQVREENKGQSPLEDEFPDEQLGSSCRSVLPRLHQREDLAPDQKLTRAAVRGDPILPPKWSFSKSCPHMGPGLTVIAAFPVLIVWLW; encoded by the exons ATGTGTGCCTCCTATTCTGAGCTGGAGCTTGTGACCTCAGTTAAAG CTCACAACAATACCCGGAAGTTGGCTTGCCTTATTTGTGTGGAGGGCGGCCACTCACTGGACAGTAGCCTCTCCATCTTGCGTACCTTCTATGCGCTGGGTGTGCGCTACGTGACACTCACCCACACCTGCAACACGCCCTG GGCACAGAGCTCAGCAAAGGGTATCCACCCCTTCTACAGCAATGTCAGTCGGCTGACCGGCTTTGGCGAG AAGGTGGTGGCAGAAATGAACCGCCTGGGCATGATGGTGGACTTGTCCCATG TCGATGCTGTGGCACGGCGAGCCCTAGAAGTGTCACAGGCACCTGTCATCTTCTCCCACTCAGCTGCCCGGGGTGTGTGCAAGAACACTCGGAATGTTCCTGATGATATCCTGGAGCTTCTG AAGAAGAACGGTGGCATCGTGATGGTGTCCTTGTCCGTGCGGGTGCTGCAGTGCAACCCGTTAGCCAACGTGCCTACTGTGGCAG ATCACTTCAACCACATCAGGGCAGTCACTGGATGCAAGTTCATCGGGATTGGCGGAGATTATGACGGGGCTGGCCG GTTCCCACAGGGGCTGGAGGACGTGTCCATATACCCGGTACTGATAGAGGAGTTGCTGAGGCGTGGCTGGAGTGAGGAAGATCTCTGGGGTGTGCTTCGAGGAAACGTGCGGCGGGTCTTCAGACAGGTGGAACAG GTACGGGAGGAGAACAAGGGACAGAGTCCCTTGGAGGATGAGTTCCCAGATGAGCAGCTGGGCAGCTCTTGCCGCTCCGTCCTCCCACGTCTGCATCAGAGAGAGGATCTGGCTCCAGACCAGAAACTAACCAGAGCTGCGGTTCGTGGGGATCCCATTTTGCCACCTAAGTGGTCATTCTCAAAATCTTGCCCCCACATGGGCCCAGGCCTCACAGTTATTGCTGCCTTCCCAGTCCTCATTGTTTGGCTCTGGTGA
- the DPEP3 gene encoding dipeptidase 3: protein MPPVGRKTPRALTRWPLLRLLLLLWLLLWPVTRARTTQGTPSSSTRPDTSSAPTVPGSPRAPSLHERARALMRDFRLVDGQNHLPLLLKQHFRNKLQEVNLRNFSLGQTSLDKLRDGLVGAQFWSAYAPCHTQDQDAVRLTLEQIDLIRRVCASYSELELVTSARGLNSTQKLACLIGVEGGHSLDSSLSVLRSFYLLGVRYLTLTFTCNTPWAESSTKFQHFYTDISGLTSFGEKVIGEMNRLGMMVDLSYGSDTLARQALKVSRAPVIFSHSAAKAVCDNMLNVPDDVLQLLKKNGGIVMVSLSTGVLPCNLFANVSTVADHFDHIRAVTGSEFIGISGNYDGSGRFPEGLEDVSTYPVLIEELLRRGWREEELKGVLRGNLLRVFRQVEQVREENSGQSPAEDEFANRQVGRSCHSHLTQPQNEHLAAHHVGNRWPTNQALQRPSKASPHVVLGLMAAATFSILILWL from the exons ATGCCGCCCGTAGGCCGCAAGACACCCCGCGCTCTCACCCGTTGGCCTCTTCTGCGTCTGCTGCTCCTGCTGTGGCTGCTGCTGTGGCCGGTAACCCGCGCCCGGACCACGCAGGGAACCCCCAGCTCCTCGACCCGGCCGGACACCTCCAGCGCCCCAACAGTGCCGGGCTCCCCGAGAGCCCCGAGTCTGCATGAGCGCGCGCGGGCCCTGATGCGGGACTTCCGGCTCGTGGATGG CCAGAACCACCTGCCCCTGCTCCTGAAACAGCATTTCCGGAACAAGCTACAGGAGGTCAACCTGCGCAATTTCAGCCTTGGCCAAACCAGCCTGGACAAGCTCAGGGATGGCCTTGTGGGTGCCCAG TTCTGGTCAGCCTATGCACCATGCCACACCCAGGACCAGGATGCTGTGCGCCTCACGCTGGAGCAGATTGACCTCATTCGTCGCGTGTGTGCCTCCTACTCTGAACTGGAGCTTGTGACCTCAGCCAGAG GACTGAACAGCACTCAAAAGCTGGCTTGCCTTATTGGTGTGGAGGGTGGTCACTCACTGGACAGCAGCCTCTCTGTGCTGCGCAGTTTCTATCTGCTGGGAGTACGCTACCTGACACTCACCTTCACCTGCAACACGCCCTG GGCAGAGAGTTCCACCAAGTTTCAACACTTCTACACCGACATCAGTGGGTTGACAAGCTTTGGTGAG AAGGTGATAGGGGAAATGAACCGCCTGGGCATGATGGTGGACTTGTCCTACGGGTCGGATACCTTGGCGCGGCAAGCCCTGAAGGTGTCAAGGGCCCCTGTGATCTTCTCCCACTCAGCTGCCAAGGCTGTGTGCGACAATATGCTGAATGTTCCCGATGACGTCCTGCAACTTCTG AAGAAAAATGGTGGCATTGTTATGGTGTCGCTGTCCACGGGGGTGCTGCCGTGTAACCTGTTTGCTAATGTGTCCACCGTGGCAG ATCACTTTGACCACATCAGGGCTGTCACTGGATCTGAGTTCATCGGGATTAGCGGAAACTATGATGGGTCTGGCCG GTTCCCTGAGGGGCTGGAGGACGTGTCCACATACCCGGTACTGATAGAGGAGTTGCTGAGGCGTGGCTGGAGGGAGGAAGAGCTGAAGGGTGTCCTTCGTGGAAACCTGCTGCGGGTCTTCAGACAAGTGGAACAG GTGAGAGAGGAAAACAGTGGCCAGAGCCCTGCGGAGGATGAATTTGCAAACAGGCAGGTGGGCAGGTCGTGCCACTCCCACCTGACTCAGCCTCAGAATGAACACCTGGCCGCACACCATGTGGGAAACAGGTGGCCAACCAATCAGGCCCTCCAGAGGCCCTCAAAAGCCTCCCCACACGTCGTTCTAGGTCtcatggctgctgccaccttctcAATCCTCATCCTATGGCTCTAG